From a region of the Gammaproteobacteria bacterium genome:
- the nirB gene encoding nitrite reductase large subunit NirB — MSLKIVMVGHGMVGQKFLESLEPLKLKASVTVLCEEARPAYDRVQLSSFFSGTTAEALCLVPEQFFERTGYVLQLSARAVAIDRQAKTVTSSKGDVLPYDVLVLATGSYPFVPPVTGRDREHCYVYRTLDDLESIKAGGAQSNIGTVVGGGLLGLEAAKALKDLGLQTHVVEFAPRLMAVQVDDSGGAMLRGKIEALGVGVHTQKNTREIVDGEHARHRMNFADGSHLETDLIVFSAGIRPRDELARECGLEVGARGGIVVDGACRTSDSSIFAIGECASWSNRVFGLVAPGYQMADIAARWIAYESPDTEIELDAQAAAARDDGALARPVEFAGADMSTKLKLLGVDVASIGDAHGATPGALNYVFTDEAAGSYKKLVVSADRKRLLGAVLVGDAEDYGNLLQLALNGIDLPEHPEDLILPARSGGKPGLGVDMLPDSALICSCNAVSKGALCAAVDAGSTTIAALKKGTKAATSCGGCAPLLKQVLDSELKRRGVTVNNHLCEHFAYSRQELFHLIKLGELKTFNDVLVKHGQGRGCDICKPAVASILASTWNEHILKPKLASLQDTNDYYLANMQKDGTYSVVPRVPGGEITPDKLIVLGRVAQRFGLYTKITGGQRIDLFGARVEQLPLIWKDLVEAGFESGHAYGKAMRTVKSCVGSTWCRYGVQDSVSMAIKIEERYRGIRSPHKIKLAVSGCTRECAEAQSKDVGVIATEKGWNLFVGGNGGMKPRHAELLATDIDDATLLKYIDRYLMFYIRTADRLQRTAVWMENIEGGLDYVRQVVCEDGLGIAAELEADMQHLVTTYACEWKQAINDPATLKRFRHYVNSQEPDNTIELVDERGQVRPARPDERKPAVEAEATS; from the coding sequence ATGAGTCTCAAGATTGTGATGGTCGGCCACGGCATGGTCGGACAAAAATTTCTCGAATCGCTGGAACCGCTGAAGCTCAAGGCCAGCGTAACGGTGCTGTGCGAGGAAGCGCGGCCGGCCTACGACCGTGTGCAGCTGTCCTCGTTCTTCAGCGGCACCACGGCCGAAGCGCTGTGCCTGGTGCCGGAACAGTTCTTCGAACGCACCGGCTACGTGCTGCAGCTCAGCGCCCGTGCGGTCGCGATCGACCGCCAGGCCAAGACCGTCACCAGTTCCAAGGGTGACGTGCTCCCGTACGACGTACTGGTGCTGGCGACCGGAAGCTATCCCTTCGTGCCGCCCGTAACGGGGCGCGACCGTGAGCATTGCTATGTCTATCGCACCCTCGACGATCTGGAATCGATCAAGGCCGGTGGCGCGCAGTCAAACATCGGCACCGTGGTCGGCGGCGGACTGCTCGGCCTGGAAGCGGCCAAGGCGCTCAAGGATCTGGGACTGCAGACGCATGTAGTCGAATTCGCGCCGCGCCTGATGGCGGTGCAGGTGGACGACAGCGGCGGCGCCATGCTGCGCGGCAAGATCGAAGCCCTGGGCGTGGGCGTGCACACGCAGAAGAACACGCGCGAAATCGTGGATGGCGAGCATGCGCGGCACCGCATGAACTTTGCGGACGGCTCGCATCTGGAGACCGACCTCATCGTGTTTTCGGCCGGCATCCGCCCACGTGACGAACTGGCGCGCGAATGCGGGCTCGAAGTCGGTGCGCGTGGCGGCATCGTCGTCGACGGCGCCTGCCGCACCTCGGACTCGTCGATCTTCGCGATCGGCGAGTGCGCGAGTTGGAGCAACCGCGTGTTCGGCCTGGTCGCGCCCGGCTACCAGATGGCGGATATCGCCGCACGCTGGATCGCCTACGAGTCACCGGACACCGAAATTGAACTCGATGCCCAGGCGGCCGCCGCGCGTGACGACGGCGCCCTGGCGCGACCGGTGGAATTCGCCGGCGCCGATATGAGCACCAAGCTCAAACTGCTGGGCGTGGACGTGGCCTCGATCGGCGACGCCCACGGCGCGACGCCCGGTGCGCTCAACTACGTATTCACCGACGAAGCCGCCGGCAGCTACAAGAAACTGGTGGTGTCGGCGGACAGGAAGCGGCTGCTCGGCGCGGTGCTGGTCGGCGATGCCGAGGACTACGGCAATCTGCTGCAACTCGCGCTCAACGGCATCGATCTGCCGGAGCATCCCGAGGATCTGATCCTGCCGGCGCGCAGTGGCGGCAAGCCCGGCCTGGGCGTGGACATGCTGCCGGACAGTGCGCTGATCTGCTCCTGCAACGCCGTGTCCAAGGGCGCGCTGTGTGCCGCCGTCGACGCCGGTTCCACCACCATCGCCGCACTCAAGAAAGGCACCAAGGCGGCAACCTCCTGCGGTGGCTGCGCACCCCTGCTCAAGCAGGTGCTGGATTCGGAACTCAAGCGCCGCGGCGTCACCGTCAACAATCATCTCTGCGAGCACTTCGCCTACTCGCGTCAGGAGCTGTTCCACCTGATCAAGCTGGGCGAGCTCAAGACTTTCAACGACGTGCTCGTCAAGCACGGCCAGGGACGCGGTTGCGACATCTGCAAGCCGGCCGTCGCCAGCATTCTGGCGTCTACCTGGAACGAGCACATTCTCAAGCCCAAGCTCGCCAGCCTGCAGGACACCAACGACTACTACCTGGCGAACATGCAGAAGGACGGTACCTACTCGGTGGTGCCGCGCGTGCCGGGCGGCGAAATCACCCCGGACAAGCTGATCGTGCTGGGCCGCGTGGCGCAGCGTTTCGGCCTGTACACCAAGATCACCGGCGGCCAGCGCATCGACCTGTTCGGCGCGCGCGTGGAGCAACTGCCCCTGATCTGGAAGGACCTGGTCGAGGCCGGCTTCGAATCCGGACACGCTTATGGCAAAGCCATGCGCACCGTCAAATCCTGTGTCGGCAGCACTTGGTGCCGCTACGGCGTGCAGGATTCGGTGAGCATGGCGATCAAAATCGAGGAGCGCTATCGCGGCATCCGCAGCCCGCACAAGATCAAGCTCGCGGTGTCCGGCTGCACGCGCGAATGCGCGGAGGCGCAGAGCAAGGACGTGGGCGTGATCGCCACCGAAAAGGGCTGGAACCTGTTCGTCGGCGGCAACGGCGGCATGAAGCCGCGCCACGCCGAACTGCTGGCCACTGACATCGACGACGCCACGCTGCTCAAGTACATCGATCGCTACCTGATGTTCTACATCCGCACCGCCGATCGCCTGCAGCGCACCGCAGTGTGGATGGAGAACATCGAAGGCGGGCTGGACTACGTCAGGCAGGTGGTCTGCGAGGACGGCCTCGGCATCGCCGCCGAACTCGAAGCCGACATGCAGCATCTGGTCACGACCTACGCCTGCGAGTGGAAGCAGGCGATCAACGACCCGGCCACGCTCAAGCGCTTCCGCCACTACGTCAATTCGCAGGAACCGGACAACACGATCGAA